A single genomic interval of Brevundimonas diminuta harbors:
- a CDS encoding spinster family MFS transporter: MTTETLTVQEARPERPERPGYRYYVLAVLILIYMLNFLDRQIIGILAAPLKEEFGMSDSQFGLLGGIAFASVYSTLAIPLAWLADRFSRVWIMTGALAVWSGFTALCGMAGSFGQLFLCRMGVGIGEAGGVAPAYSLIADYFPPHQRARAMAAFAFGIPLGMASGTLVGGLLAATYGWRTAFIVVGLLGVLVAPLLRLTVRDPKRGGTDAIKTEAQVAALAAAPAGTDRAGKIAAQIMLGLGAGLLILGALSWLMGMSLGNPLVLAFGGLLAVVIGVSLMIARRTASVVIRKPSFWLLGLGAASSSVCGYGVAGWLPLFFMRSFDLTLKQTSIYYSGIALIGGILGIWLGGMIADKLSKKGKGAYPLTPAVAFLISAPCFILAMNSPWLIGLVLPGGGSHVQQLTLAFLIFLLPTGLNLAWLGPITAAVQHLVPAAMRSTASALFLLLNNLLGIAVGFYYFGWMSDLLAPRFGEESLRWAIYTGMGFYVLAAILLIGASRTLKKDWVD, translated from the coding sequence ATGACGACGGAGACGCTGACGGTCCAGGAGGCGCGGCCCGAGCGGCCTGAGCGGCCCGGCTACCGCTACTATGTGCTGGCGGTGCTGATCCTGATCTACATGCTGAACTTCCTGGATCGCCAGATCATCGGCATCCTGGCCGCGCCGCTGAAGGAAGAGTTCGGCATGTCCGACAGCCAGTTCGGCCTGTTGGGCGGCATCGCCTTCGCCTCGGTCTATTCGACGCTGGCCATACCTCTGGCCTGGCTGGCGGATCGATTCAGCCGGGTCTGGATCATGACCGGCGCCCTGGCCGTCTGGTCGGGTTTCACCGCCCTGTGCGGCATGGCTGGGTCGTTCGGCCAGCTGTTCCTGTGCCGGATGGGCGTTGGCATCGGCGAGGCGGGCGGCGTGGCCCCGGCCTATTCGCTGATCGCCGACTATTTCCCGCCGCATCAGCGCGCGCGGGCCATGGCGGCCTTCGCCTTCGGCATTCCGCTGGGCATGGCGTCGGGCACCCTGGTCGGCGGCCTGCTGGCAGCGACATACGGCTGGCGCACCGCCTTCATCGTGGTCGGCCTGCTGGGCGTGCTGGTCGCGCCCCTGCTGCGTTTGACGGTGCGTGATCCCAAGCGGGGCGGCACAGACGCCATCAAGACCGAGGCGCAGGTCGCGGCCCTGGCGGCCGCGCCGGCCGGCACGGACCGGGCCGGCAAGATCGCCGCCCAGATCATGCTGGGCCTCGGCGCCGGTCTGCTGATCCTCGGCGCCTTGAGCTGGCTGATGGGCATGTCGCTCGGCAATCCGCTGGTGCTGGCGTTCGGCGGCCTGCTGGCGGTGGTGATCGGCGTTTCGCTGATGATTGCGCGTCGCACCGCCTCGGTGGTGATCCGCAAACCCAGCTTCTGGCTCCTGGGCCTGGGCGCCGCCTCATCGTCGGTGTGCGGCTATGGCGTGGCCGGCTGGCTGCCGCTGTTCTTCATGCGCAGCTTCGACCTGACCCTGAAACAGACCAGCATCTACTATTCCGGCATCGCCCTGATCGGCGGCATCCTGGGCATCTGGCTGGGCGGCATGATCGCCGACAAGCTGTCCAAGAAAGGCAAGGGCGCCTATCCGCTGACGCCCGCCGTCGCCTTCCTGATCTCCGCGCCCTGTTTCATCCTGGCGATGAACTCGCCGTGGCTGATCGGCCTGGTGCTGCCCGGCGGCGGCAGCCACGTTCAGCAGCTGACCCTGGCGTTCCTGATCTTCCTATTGCCGACCGGATTGAACCTGGCCTGGCTGGGCCCGATCACGGCGGCGGTCCAGCATCTGGTGCCGGCGGCCATGCGCTCGACGGCCTCGGCCCTGTTCCTGCTGCTGAACAATCTGCTCGGGATCGCGGTCGGCTTCTACTATTTCGGCTGGATGAGCGACCTGCTGGCGCCGCGCTTCGGCGAGGAGAGCCTGCGCTGGGCCATCTATACCGGCATGGGCTTCTATGTGCTGGCCGCGATCCTGCTGATCGGAGCGTCGCGCACCCTCAAGAAGGACTGGGTCGACTAA
- a CDS encoding TetR/AcrR family transcriptional regulator: protein MSKPDAAPLLPRPVAAARRKAAGAAPARRGRPPKTEAKAAGETRDLILDAAEDLFSKHGFYGVTIREVAREAGVDTALVHYYFGAKRELFDAVFLRRAEVWNDDRVAAIDRYAETAGDDMTLEGLLEAFLRPPFEWSLKGGPGWKHYSALVAQTNANPSFGGETMARYFDPAIHRLIELIAKVLPGASEVDLYWGYHNLSGALTLTLGETGRLDRLSNGRARSGDLETAGDYMVRFAAAGFRAVAGMTPRQG, encoded by the coding sequence ATGAGCAAGCCGGACGCCGCCCCCCTCCTTCCCCGCCCCGTCGCCGCCGCGCGCCGCAAGGCGGCGGGCGCTGCGCCGGCGCGGCGCGGCCGGCCGCCCAAGACCGAGGCCAAGGCGGCGGGCGAGACGCGTGATCTGATCCTTGATGCGGCCGAGGACCTGTTTTCCAAACACGGCTTCTACGGCGTCACCATCCGCGAGGTGGCGCGCGAGGCGGGCGTCGATACGGCCCTGGTGCACTACTATTTCGGGGCCAAGCGCGAGCTGTTCGACGCGGTCTTCCTGCGCCGGGCCGAGGTCTGGAACGACGACCGTGTCGCCGCCATCGACCGCTATGCCGAGACGGCGGGCGACGACATGACGCTGGAGGGTTTGCTGGAAGCCTTCCTGCGGCCGCCGTTCGAATGGTCGCTGAAGGGCGGGCCGGGCTGGAAACACTATTCCGCCCTGGTGGCCCAGACCAACGCCAACCCCAGTTTCGGCGGCGAGACGATGGCGCGCTATTTCGACCCGGCTATCCACCGGCTGATCGAGCTGATTGCCAAGGTGCTGCCGGGCGCCAGCGAGGTCGATCTGTACTGGGGCTATCACAATCTGTCGGGCGCCCTGACCCTGACGCTGGGCGAGACGGGGCGGCTGGACCGGCTGTCGAACGGGCGGGCGCGGTCCGGCGATCTGGAGACGGCCGGCGACTATATGGTCCGGTTCGCGGCGGCCGGGTTCCGCGCCGTGGCGGGAATGACCCCGCGCCAAGGCTGA
- a CDS encoding TonB-dependent receptor, whose amino-acid sequence MNRHVKCALLAGAAWGVLAGATVAQDAEATAQAANADQSAATVDDIVVTARRRAESLQDVPVAVTAVSGEQLEARGALDITELARSTPSLTLNAARGSNSTLISFIRGVGQQDPLWGFDPGVGLYIDDVYVARPQAAVLDIFDVERVEVLRGPQGTLYGRNTIGGAIKYVTSRINADEPEGRLRASYGSYNQRDVIASAQLPFSDEFKVSAALARYLRDGYGKNLNTGNEHYNKDVTAFRASAEWSPTDSLFFRLAGDLVNDDSNARHGHREFAPSPADVYDTNAGAGDKNRVQTRGLSLTGEWEMSDMFTFKSITAYREGLTRGNIDFDNLPQPILDIPAAYDDDQFSQEFQVLVSAGRLNGVAGVFYMDANASGAFDTVVGLANLTTLTSGSVATKSYAAFADFSYDFTDALSVSVGGRFTKDEKEGTVFRQQYLGIRSPYFGNNAAVPLGAPRTNYTRTREFEKFTPRVSVNYKFGPDLTAYASWGEGFKSGGFDMRGDAVLYPATVNGYAPETVETYEIGLKGSLLDRRLTFATAIFDSSYENQQITTQYPAGATVASVVDNVGSSSIRGWEFEGRVRATDALTFNASLSYIDAKFDQFLAYIPTASGNTACPTLPGCVVDVSSQRDFQNTPEWTGSISANYNWVMDNGSSIAFIPSVAYRGAYQQFETPAPLLDQGAYWMYDASIVWTSSDDRLTFGVHGKNLGDERYRVGGYTFPGALTGNSIIGFYGPPRTVTATLGLKF is encoded by the coding sequence ATGAACCGTCATGTGAAGTGCGCGCTGCTGGCCGGCGCGGCGTGGGGCGTGCTTGCGGGGGCCACGGTCGCCCAGGACGCGGAGGCGACCGCTCAGGCCGCGAACGCCGACCAGAGCGCAGCGACCGTCGACGACATCGTCGTCACCGCCCGCCGGCGCGCGGAAAGCCTGCAGGACGTGCCGGTCGCCGTGACCGCCGTCAGCGGCGAACAGCTTGAGGCGCGCGGCGCCCTGGACATCACTGAACTGGCGCGCTCGACGCCCAGTCTGACTCTTAACGCCGCGCGGGGCTCGAACTCGACCCTGATCTCCTTCATTCGCGGCGTGGGCCAGCAGGACCCGCTGTGGGGCTTCGATCCCGGCGTCGGCCTGTATATTGACGACGTCTATGTGGCCCGTCCGCAGGCCGCCGTTCTGGACATCTTCGACGTGGAGCGGGTCGAGGTGCTGCGCGGTCCGCAAGGCACGCTTTACGGCCGCAACACCATTGGCGGCGCCATCAAATACGTCACCAGCCGCATCAATGCCGACGAACCCGAAGGACGCCTGCGCGCCTCCTACGGCAGCTATAACCAGCGCGACGTGATCGCCAGCGCCCAACTGCCTTTCAGCGACGAGTTCAAGGTCTCGGCCGCCCTGGCCCGCTATCTGCGCGACGGCTACGGCAAAAACCTGAACACCGGCAACGAACACTACAACAAGGACGTGACCGCCTTCCGCGCCAGCGCGGAATGGAGCCCGACCGACAGCCTGTTCTTCCGTCTGGCCGGCGATCTGGTGAACGACGACTCCAACGCGCGCCACGGTCACCGCGAGTTCGCGCCGTCGCCCGCAGACGTCTATGACACCAACGCCGGTGCCGGCGACAAGAACCGCGTCCAGACGCGCGGCCTGTCGCTGACCGGCGAGTGGGAGATGAGCGACATGTTCACCTTCAAGTCGATCACCGCCTATCGTGAAGGCCTGACGCGCGGCAACATCGACTTCGACAACCTGCCTCAGCCCATTCTCGACATCCCCGCCGCTTATGACGACGATCAGTTCAGTCAGGAGTTCCAGGTTCTGGTCAGCGCGGGCCGCCTGAACGGCGTCGCCGGCGTCTTCTACATGGACGCCAACGCCTCGGGCGCGTTCGACACCGTCGTGGGTCTGGCCAATCTGACGACCCTGACCTCGGGTTCTGTGGCGACCAAGAGCTATGCCGCCTTCGCCGACTTCTCGTATGACTTCACCGACGCCCTGTCGGTCTCGGTCGGCGGTCGCTTCACCAAGGACGAGAAGGAAGGCACCGTCTTCCGCCAGCAGTATCTGGGCATTCGCAGCCCCTATTTCGGCAACAACGCCGCCGTGCCGCTGGGTGCGCCGCGCACCAACTACACCCGCACGCGCGAGTTCGAGAAGTTCACGCCGCGCGTCTCGGTCAACTACAAGTTCGGCCCCGACCTGACGGCCTACGCCTCGTGGGGCGAGGGCTTCAAGTCGGGCGGCTTCGACATGCGCGGCGATGCGGTCCTGTATCCCGCCACCGTCAACGGCTATGCGCCGGAAACGGTCGAGACCTATGAGATCGGACTGAAGGGTTCGCTGCTGGATCGTCGCCTGACCTTCGCCACCGCGATCTTCGATTCCAGCTACGAGAACCAGCAGATCACGACCCAGTATCCGGCCGGCGCGACCGTCGCCTCGGTGGTGGACAATGTCGGCTCGTCCTCGATCCGCGGTTGGGAGTTCGAAGGCCGCGTGCGCGCCACCGACGCCCTGACGTTCAACGCCTCGCTGAGCTACATCGACGCCAAGTTCGACCAGTTCCTGGCCTACATCCCGACGGCATCGGGCAACACGGCCTGCCCGACCCTGCCGGGCTGCGTCGTCGACGTGTCCTCGCAGCGCGACTTCCAGAACACGCCGGAATGGACCGGATCGATCTCGGCCAACTACAACTGGGTCATGGACAACGGCTCGTCGATCGCCTTCATCCCGTCGGTCGCCTACCGCGGTGCCTATCAGCAGTTCGAGACGCCGGCGCCCCTGCTCGATCAGGGTGCCTACTGGATGTATGACGCCAGCATCGTCTGGACCTCATCCGACGACCGCCTGACCTTCGGCGTTCACGGCAAGAACCTGGGCGACGAACGCTATCGCGTCGGCGGCTATACCTTCCCCGGCGCCCTGACCGGCAACTCGATCATCGGCTTCTACGGCCCGCCGCGAACCGTCACTGCGACCCTGGGTCTGAAGTTCTGA
- the sucC gene encoding ADP-forming succinate--CoA ligase subunit beta produces MNIHEYQAKQVLKGFGAPVAEGVAVTSVDQVEAAAKSLPGPLYVVKSQIHAGGRGKGKFKELPADAKGGVRLAFSVEEAVAHAKEMLGNTLVTAQTGDAGKQVNRLYIEDGADIERELYCSLLVDRAYGRIAFVVSTEGGMDIETVAHDTPEKIQNIVIDPSAGVTDADVAAIVAAYGLTGAAAEDAKSLFPALYKAFVEKDMDMLEVNPLIVMKDGHLRVLDAKVSFDGNALFRHDDIKELRDETEEDAKEIEASKWDLAYVSLDGNIGCMVNGAGLAMATMDIIKLYGKEPANFCDVGGGAGKEKVAAAFKIITADPNVQGILVNIFGGIMKCDVIAEGVVAAVKEVGLKVPLVVRLEGTNAELGKKILNESGLTIQAADDLDDAAQKIVAAVG; encoded by the coding sequence ATGAACATTCACGAATATCAGGCCAAGCAGGTCCTCAAAGGCTTCGGCGCACCCGTAGCCGAAGGCGTCGCGGTGACGTCGGTCGATCAGGTCGAGGCGGCCGCCAAGTCGCTGCCCGGCCCGCTCTATGTCGTGAAGTCGCAAATTCACGCCGGCGGCCGCGGCAAGGGCAAGTTCAAGGAACTGCCGGCCGACGCCAAGGGCGGCGTTCGCCTGGCCTTCTCGGTCGAGGAAGCCGTCGCTCACGCCAAGGAAATGCTGGGCAACACCCTGGTCACCGCCCAGACGGGCGACGCCGGCAAGCAGGTCAACCGCCTCTACATCGAGGACGGCGCCGACATCGAGCGTGAACTGTACTGCTCGCTGCTGGTCGACCGCGCCTATGGCCGCATCGCCTTCGTCGTCTCGACCGAAGGCGGCATGGACATCGAAACCGTCGCCCACGACACGCCCGAGAAGATCCAGAACATCGTCATCGACCCGAGCGCGGGCGTGACCGACGCCGACGTCGCCGCCATCGTCGCCGCCTACGGCCTAACGGGCGCCGCGGCCGAAGACGCCAAGTCGCTGTTCCCCGCCCTGTACAAGGCCTTCGTCGAGAAGGACATGGACATGCTGGAGGTGAACCCCCTGATCGTCATGAAGGACGGCCACCTGCGCGTTCTGGACGCCAAGGTCAGCTTCGACGGCAACGCCCTGTTCCGCCACGACGACATCAAGGAACTGCGCGACGAAACCGAAGAAGACGCCAAGGAAATCGAAGCGTCCAAGTGGGACCTCGCCTACGTCTCGCTGGACGGCAACATCGGCTGCATGGTCAACGGCGCCGGTCTGGCCATGGCGACGATGGACATCATCAAGCTGTACGGCAAGGAGCCGGCCAACTTCTGCGACGTCGGCGGCGGCGCTGGCAAGGAGAAGGTCGCGGCAGCCTTCAAGATCATCACCGCCGACCCGAACGTCCAGGGCATCCTGGTCAACATCTTCGGCGGCATCATGAAGTGCGACGTCATCGCCGAGGGCGTGGTCGCGGCCGTGAAGGAAGTGGGCCTGAAGGTGCCGCTGGTCGTGCGTCTGGAAGGCACCAACGCCGAACTGGGCAAGAAAATCCTGAACGAGTCGGGCCTGACCATCCAGGCCGCCGACGACCTCGACGACGCCGCCCAGAAGATCGTCGCGGCGGTCGGCTAA
- a CDS encoding 2-oxoglutarate dehydrogenase E1 component — protein sequence MADDAGRLNQVFAETSFLYGSNAAYVEELQEKWAKDPGSVSAEWKAFFDQLRDNAALVTASAGAGSWGRGVATEPTEETGVFDGRWPAPKPDPKKAGAAPAAAAPKAASADVSADAIRAAAHDSIRALMLIRSYRVRGHLQAKLDPLGIEQPVENPELTPEFYGFTGADLDRPIFLDGVLGLHTGTIREVLEILKRTYCGNIGIQFMHIAEPEEKSWLQQRFEGADKFEQNAFSKEGKLAILSKLVEAEGFERFLHKRFPGTKRFGLDGGEAMVPALEQVIKRGGSLGVDEVVLGMAHRGRLNVLAAVMGKPYKVIFHEFQGGSAVPSDIEGSGDVKYHMGASSNREFDGNHVHLSLTANPSHLEIVNPVVLGKARAKQAFDIREANEGVPEGQWALDRSKVVPLLIHGDAAFAGQGVVAECFALMGLKGYRTGGTLHFVINNQIGFTTSPRNSRSSPYPSDVALMVQAPIFHVNGDDPEAVVFAAKVATEYRQKFHKDVVVDMFCYRRFGHNEGDDPTFTQPLMYSKIRAQPSTRELYSQRLVAEGVISQAEVDAEVERFEKFLDEQFEAGKTWSAEKADWLDGQWQGFQSPKDELRGDTAVPLAKLTDLGHRLTTIPNSVDMHKTLKRVIDGRREAITSGQGLDWATAESLAFASLVDEGFPIRLSGQDSVRGTFSQRHSGIIDQTTEERYIPLNNLREGQANFEVIDSALSEEAVLGFEYGYSLADPNTLVMWEAQFGDFVNGAQVVIDQFISSGERKWLRMSGLTMLLPHGYEGQGPEHSSARLERFLQACAEDNMQVANCTTPANYFHILRRQMHRPFRKPLILMTPKSLLRHKKAVSSLADLAEGSSFHRVLHDDAQTRPEVAGITIKADKDIRRVILCSGKVYYDLLDAREKKAKDGQAVDDVYILRLEQFYPWPIQSLRKELARFPNAELVWCQEEPKNMGGWTFVDPWLELTLDKLDVKAKRARYVGRPGSASTAAGLMSRHLKELEAFTTEAFA from the coding sequence ATGGCGGACGATGCCGGTCGGCTGAACCAGGTCTTTGCCGAGACCTCATTCCTTTACGGGTCCAATGCGGCCTACGTCGAGGAGCTTCAGGAGAAGTGGGCGAAAGACCCCGGCTCCGTTTCCGCCGAATGGAAAGCCTTTTTCGACCAGCTGCGTGACAACGCCGCGCTGGTGACGGCTTCGGCCGGCGCCGGCAGCTGGGGTCGCGGCGTGGCGACCGAACCCACGGAGGAGACCGGCGTCTTCGACGGTCGTTGGCCGGCGCCGAAGCCCGATCCGAAAAAGGCCGGCGCTGCGCCGGCTGCTGCTGCGCCCAAGGCCGCGTCCGCCGACGTCTCGGCCGATGCGATCCGCGCCGCCGCCCATGACTCCATCCGCGCCCTGATGCTGATCCGCAGCTATCGCGTGCGCGGCCACCTTCAGGCCAAGCTGGACCCGCTGGGCATCGAACAGCCGGTCGAGAACCCTGAGCTGACGCCCGAATTCTACGGCTTCACCGGCGCCGATCTGGACCGCCCGATCTTCCTGGACGGCGTGCTTGGTCTTCATACCGGCACGATCCGTGAAGTGCTGGAGATTCTGAAGCGCACCTACTGCGGCAATATCGGCATTCAGTTCATGCACATCGCTGAGCCGGAGGAGAAATCCTGGCTGCAGCAGCGGTTCGAGGGCGCCGACAAGTTCGAGCAGAACGCCTTCTCCAAGGAAGGCAAGCTGGCCATCCTGTCCAAGCTGGTCGAGGCCGAGGGCTTCGAACGCTTCCTGCACAAGCGCTTCCCCGGCACCAAGCGCTTTGGTCTGGACGGCGGCGAGGCCATGGTCCCGGCGCTGGAGCAGGTCATCAAGCGCGGCGGTTCGCTGGGCGTCGACGAGGTCGTGCTGGGCATGGCCCACCGCGGCCGCCTGAACGTGCTCGCCGCCGTGATGGGCAAGCCCTACAAGGTCATCTTCCACGAGTTCCAGGGCGGCTCGGCCGTGCCGAGCGACATTGAGGGCTCGGGCGACGTCAAATATCACATGGGCGCTTCGTCGAACCGCGAGTTCGACGGCAACCACGTCCACCTGTCGCTGACCGCCAACCCGTCCCACCTCGAGATCGTCAACCCGGTCGTGCTGGGCAAGGCGCGCGCCAAACAGGCGTTCGACATCCGCGAAGCCAACGAGGGCGTGCCCGAGGGGCAGTGGGCGCTGGACCGTTCCAAGGTCGTGCCGCTGCTGATCCACGGCGACGCCGCTTTCGCCGGCCAGGGCGTGGTCGCGGAGTGCTTCGCCCTGATGGGGCTGAAGGGCTACCGCACCGGCGGCACGCTGCACTTCGTCATCAACAACCAGATCGGCTTCACCACCAGCCCGCGCAACTCGCGCTCGTCGCCCTATCCGTCGGATGTGGCCCTGATGGTCCAGGCGCCGATCTTCCACGTCAACGGCGACGACCCCGAGGCGGTGGTCTTCGCCGCCAAGGTGGCCACCGAATACCGCCAGAAGTTCCACAAGGATGTGGTGGTGGACATGTTCTGCTATCGCCGCTTCGGCCACAATGAAGGCGACGACCCCACCTTCACCCAGCCGCTGATGTATTCGAAGATCCGCGCCCAGCCCTCGACACGCGAACTGTATTCGCAGCGTCTGGTCGCCGAAGGCGTGATCAGCCAGGCCGAGGTGGACGCCGAGGTCGAGCGGTTCGAGAAATTCCTCGACGAGCAGTTCGAGGCCGGCAAGACCTGGTCCGCCGAAAAAGCCGACTGGCTGGACGGCCAGTGGCAGGGCTTCCAGTCGCCCAAGGACGAACTGCGCGGCGACACCGCCGTGCCGCTGGCCAAGCTGACCGACCTGGGCCACCGCCTGACCACGATCCCCAACAGCGTCGATATGCACAAGACGCTGAAGCGCGTCATCGACGGTCGCCGCGAAGCCATCACCTCGGGCCAGGGCCTGGACTGGGCCACGGCCGAGAGCCTGGCCTTCGCCTCGCTGGTCGATGAAGGCTTCCCGATCCGTCTGTCGGGGCAGGATTCGGTGCGCGGCACCTTCTCGCAGCGCCATTCGGGCATCATCGATCAGACGACCGAAGAGCGTTACATCCCGCTGAACAACCTGCGCGAAGGCCAGGCCAATTTCGAGGTCATCGACTCGGCCCTGTCCGAAGAGGCGGTGCTGGGCTTCGAGTACGGCTATTCGCTGGCCGACCCCAATACGCTGGTCATGTGGGAAGCCCAGTTCGGCGACTTCGTGAACGGCGCCCAGGTGGTGATCGACCAGTTCATCAGCTCTGGCGAACGCAAGTGGCTGCGCATGAGCGGCCTGACCATGCTGCTGCCGCACGGCTATGAAGGCCAGGGACCCGAACACTCCTCGGCCCGTCTGGAGCGCTTCCTGCAGGCCTGCGCCGAAGACAACATGCAGGTCGCCAACTGCACCACCCCGGCCAACTACTTCCACATCCTGCGTCGCCAGATGCACCGGCCGTTCCGCAAGCCGCTGATCCTGATGACGCCCAAGTCGCTGCTGCGCCACAAGAAGGCGGTATCCAGCCTGGCCGATCTGGCCGAAGGCTCGTCCTTCCACCGCGTCTTGCACGACGACGCCCAGACGCGGCCCGAGGTCGCCGGCATCACGATCAAGGCGGACAAGGACATCCGCCGCGTCATCCTGTGCTCGGGCAAGGTCTATTACGACCTGCTGGACGCGCGCGAGAAGAAGGCCAAGGACGGCCAGGCCGTGGACGACGTCTACATCCTGCGTCTGGAGCAGTTCTATCCGTGGCCGATCCAGTCGCTGCGCAAGGAACTGGCGCGCTTCCCCAACGCCGAACTGGTCTGGTGCCAGGAAGAGCCGAAGAACATGGGCGGCTGGACCTTCGTGGATCCGTGGCTGGAGCTGACGCTGGACAAGCTGGACGTGAAGGCCAAGCGCGCCCGCTACGTCGGCCGTCCCGGATCGGCCTCGACCGCCGCCGGTCTGATGAGCCGGCACCTGAAGGAACTCGAAGCCTTCACGACCGAAGCCTTCGCCTGA
- the sucD gene encoding succinate--CoA ligase subunit alpha has product MSILVDKNTKIIVQGLTGKTGGFHTEQALAYHGTQMVAGVHPSKGGTNWTGSHGESLPIYASVAEARDATGADASVIYVPPSGAAAAIIEAVDAEIPFITCITEGIPVMDMVKVKRRLEGSKSRLLGPNCPGILTPDECKIGIMPGNIFKKGSVGIVSRSGTLTYEAVFQTTNEGLGQTTAVGIGGDPVKGTEFIDVLELFLADEETTSIIMIGEIGGGAEEDAAQFLIDEAKKGRKKPMAGFIAGRTAPKGRTMGHAGAVVSGGKGDAESKIAAMEAAGIRMSESPARLGKTLVEVLKG; this is encoded by the coding sequence ATGTCCATTCTCGTCGACAAGAACACCAAGATCATCGTCCAGGGCCTGACCGGCAAGACCGGCGGCTTCCACACCGAACAGGCCCTGGCCTATCACGGCACCCAGATGGTCGCCGGCGTGCACCCCTCCAAGGGCGGCACGAACTGGACCGGATCGCACGGTGAGAGCCTGCCGATCTACGCCTCGGTCGCCGAAGCCCGCGACGCCACGGGCGCCGACGCCTCGGTGATCTACGTCCCGCCGTCGGGCGCGGCCGCCGCGATCATCGAAGCCGTCGACGCCGAAATCCCCTTCATCACCTGCATCACCGAGGGCATCCCGGTGATGGACATGGTCAAGGTCAAGCGTCGCCTGGAAGGCTCCAAGTCGCGTCTGCTGGGCCCGAACTGCCCCGGCATCCTGACGCCGGACGAGTGCAAGATCGGCATCATGCCGGGCAACATCTTCAAGAAGGGCTCGGTCGGCATCGTGTCGCGTTCGGGCACCCTGACCTATGAAGCCGTGTTCCAGACGACCAACGAAGGCCTGGGCCAGACCACGGCTGTCGGCATCGGCGGCGACCCGGTCAAGGGCACCGAATTCATCGACGTGCTGGAACTGTTCCTGGCCGACGAGGAAACCACCTCGATCATCATGATCGGCGAAATCGGCGGCGGCGCGGAAGAAGACGCCGCCCAGTTCCTGATCGACGAAGCCAAGAAGGGCCGCAAGAAGCCGATGGCCGGCTTCATCGCGGGCCGTACCGCTCCGAAGGGCCGCACCATGGGCCACGCCGGCGCCGTCGTCTCGGGCGGCAAGGGCGATGCGGAATCCAAGATCGCGGCGATGGAAGCCGCCGGCATCCGCATGTCGGAGTCGCCCGCGCGCCTCGGCAAGACCCTGGTCGAAGTCCTGAAGGGCTGA
- a CDS encoding LytTR family DNA-binding domain-containing protein: protein MTSPAADRRRTFLRGLIVAVLAGVFLAVTGAFGSAGASLPVRLAYWVLVMVLGGLWGHLCGVVVSRFLDSDERPWLSIAVMVVIITGPLCVLVWAATGLFFAQRLYPLPVLPELIVPVVVITAAVTTLNVFLGRATPVQTHAAPPETASRPVRFLDRLPIKLKGATIRAVQAEDHYLRIHTDRGSDLILMRLSDAVEELEGLEGAQTHRSWWVAREAVRAVERGDGRATLTLDGGLSAPVSRRYARMLRDAEWW, encoded by the coding sequence ATGACCTCCCCTGCCGCCGACCGCCGCCGCACCTTTTTGCGCGGTCTCATCGTCGCCGTTCTGGCAGGCGTCTTTCTGGCGGTGACCGGCGCCTTCGGCAGCGCAGGCGCGTCGCTGCCCGTACGGCTGGCCTATTGGGTGCTGGTCATGGTGCTGGGCGGACTGTGGGGGCATCTGTGCGGCGTCGTGGTCAGCCGGTTCCTGGATTCGGACGAGCGGCCGTGGCTGAGCATCGCGGTCATGGTCGTAATCATCACCGGGCCGCTGTGCGTGCTGGTCTGGGCGGCGACGGGCCTGTTCTTCGCACAGAGACTCTATCCGCTGCCGGTGCTGCCGGAACTGATCGTGCCCGTCGTGGTCATCACGGCGGCGGTGACGACGTTGAACGTCTTTCTGGGTCGGGCCACGCCGGTCCAGACCCATGCGGCGCCGCCCGAGACAGCGTCCCGCCCGGTGCGGTTTCTGGACCGGCTGCCGATCAAGCTGAAAGGCGCGACGATCCGGGCGGTGCAGGCCGAGGACCACTATCTGCGCATCCACACCGACCGGGGGTCGGACCTGATCCTGATGCGGCTGTCGGACGCCGTGGAAGAGCTGGAGGGGCTGGAGGGCGCCCAGACACACCGCAGCTGGTGGGTGGCGCGCGAGGCGGTGCGCGCCGTCGAACGCGGCGACGGCCGCGCGACCCTGACGCTGGACGGCGGCCTGTCGGCGCCGGTCAGCCGCCGCTACGCTCGGATGCTGCGCGACGCCGAATGGTGGTGA